The sequence ATGACTTTCTTCATATAAGACCGCAGACCGAAGATTTTCTCTATATAAATCATATAGGGCCGGGCTTCAAAACCTGGGCGCAGTAGAAAGTGCAGAGGTGGCGCACCTCTGCActtcaaaacaattttttttttttttcatattcttcGTGCAGCGGTTTTACGGCTTGTCTCACACtttaaaatttgtatggagATAACCAAGCTCGGCCATCCCATTattggtgtaaaattattgtacttaattctttgttaaaatttctatTAATTGCATACcgagaatgttttattttttacgcctatctgcctaactaacaaGTACCTATCCATTTTAATTAACTAGTAGGTTAGGGCGCGGGCACCGGAAAAAAATCTCAACTTGTAAGTGCGCCGCTGGGTTAATTAGACTCCTCATGGATAATATACCACACCACGGAGAGGTGGTGCCACAAAACtcgtcgcctggtgactgggtcacgGCAACGCTTTCACACACAACAGCAAccaaggttgggaacccctgctaTAAGATATATCCTGAGGACTACCTATAGCGTGAAGCGAAAATTTTAACAGAAATAATAGAGGGGTGATTGACATTGAAACATCCGGTTTGTTTGtatagcccgctaacatctcagactgcatcatcgcttaccaccacaTGAGGCTGCAaacaagggctaactcgtaaaATATAATCATGCTAGTATTTGTATCTTCTTTGACTTCATCCACACCACAATTAAGTCATTGTCACTATACGAAGATTGACACCTTTGACTTTTCCATAacggaaagaataaaaaaaatatgtcgaaTTATTTACTGGTCTGTAGTTGGATCAAATGACACCTGTCAGTGTCAGCTTTGTAGTCTTCAAATTATCAAAAgtcaaaacaaatcaaaaaattggcacagacaaaagccataaacaagaattgaattgaattgaattatgaCAAGTATAGTTTATAACCTCGTACCGCTTTttaataagatattattaaatagaaGATGGTCTTATATGCAAAATATTCACAATAGAAGATACTATAATGTTCTTTTCTTTGGTTCTGAGGCTATAGCACTTAATAGTTTACAAAAGGTAAACCAATTCAGGTATGTTAAGTAACTTTGCTGACTTAAACTTAAAGACTACTTATTATTACAACAGCTTAGTCGGTCTTGTGGTTAACTTTTTCGGCTACAGATCAGGAAGTCCTGTAATCAGTTCAATATGTCCAACATGCCTTTTTTTAGAGCCGttggttttgatttttattactgCATACATACAGTAGACCCCAGTGATCTGACAAACGTTTTGCAAGGAAGTGTTGAGCAGCGATGtgttctaaaaccctctctaatatgtttgttttttgacAGAAAAAATGAACAAATTATCAAACGCCTTGACCTGGTCACTGCGAATAACagtacaaacaaaacaaaaatagagCAGTATGCACATGCTGAAAACATAAAGATATTGCAGTGGCCACATTTGAACATAATTGATGGTGAATTTGATATAGGATTAATAGTAGCATTTGGTCATTTAATCAAGGAAGATGTACTCAAGAGGTTCCCATTGTAAGtcttttagaatttattttatatttattaagacaAATATGCTGTAGGTCCCTTAATATTTATTCactaattatgttaaaaatattttagtgtaagacactaaaattttattttttttcgacaattatttttatgtttatagacgagctcttgactgcaatcacacatgatggtaagagatgatgcagcctaaggtggagcacgcttgcctagaagatgcctattcactcttgatttaaaggtgTCATATTgaaagaactggggaaaatggaaactggaagagcattccagatcctagcggtgcggatcagaaacaaagatgcgaagcgcttcgtacgcatCCGCGGTATATCAAGCACGTAGGGATGCTGCTTTACTCTTACAATGAAATATTTGTGATGAATCCCAATAATATGTTGATGTTGGATAAGAGCAATTGTTTCTTGCCCACTCCTTCCCAGTCTTCCTTCTGAACCAGTTGCATTGTCACAAAAATAGGCAGACTAGATGTTTCAAAAGGTAGCCAAGATAGCCTACTTAAACACAGTAATGAATTTACAGAGGAATGGTTAATGTACATCCAAGTCTATTACCGCGGTGGCGTGGAGCTGCGCCTATCATCTACACATTGCTGCATGGAGATGAAGTTGGTGGTGTTtctctaatgaaaataaaacccaATGTATTTGATGTAGGTAAGTTGACTATAACTAGTCTTTATCCTAGGAGAAGTTTGACATTCAGTCATGTTATTGATGACACAGCAGGACACAAAGTATCTCTTGCAAACAACTACACACATTAAAGCAGATGTGCAAAACTTGTTTACAATGGACAATCCAACTGAGGACATCTAAACTGTATATAGTTATCACACTGTGTGCCTTAATGTGTATGGTATTGTATAAATTGTGAAAAACGCCCTTAATTTGAGAACCTTTATTATGAGTGAGTTTGAGAATCTTTATTATAATGGATGTTGGAATGGCTTTCCAAATATTTTTCTCATAAACATACTTTTAAGTAAGAGTATACTATTTCCTAgtattatcgtcatcatcatgacTTAAGCTCTGCAGTCCTTGGTGGGCCAGAAAATCATCAGAAGCGGCGTCTTTCCAACTCGGAACTCGCAAAACCCTCATGTCCCTGTTAACTCCATCACTCCAAGCGCCAGACCGTACTCCCATCCAATTTGCTCTCATCAACATCTTGGGGGCTCTCATGCCGTCAATGCGTTGTACATATTCTGCCCATTGCGTTCTTAACAGTTTAATAGTCTTGACGACATTTGGCTCTCAAAAGTTCGTATAGTTTCGTTAAATTCCAGGTGAAATAATAAGTCAAAAAAGGGTACCTATACCCAAAGACATAAAACTGCCAGAGTTGACCAACCAGCTGTCGGATATTGGGGCAGAGATGCTTATTGAGTGTTTAAGATGTTTACCCTCAAGTCTACAAAATACTCAGCCACAAAGCAATGAAGGAGTCCTTTATGgtaacttttttatcttttttttttttccactacaagtttgcccttgactgcaatctcacctggtgagtgatgatgcagtctaagatggtagcgggctcacctgttagggagtatggtagtcatacccctaatcggtttctacgtaacTACGTTCGCAccgaatcgcttagcggcacgtctttgtcgttaggttagtaactaggcacggccaaagccaaccagaccagaccaaagaaaattcagaaattataaattcccaaattgcccatgctgggaatcgaacccgggacctcttacttaaattcacatcgctcaccgttgcgcaagGGAGGTCGTCGTCTAtacttttcttaataaatatgttttattggtTAGTAGCTGTTCTACTAGACTTCGCCCACGTTTGATTAGGTTTTTAAGCAATCCTGTAGGAACAGTTCATGCAATGGTCTCCATGATTAAAGGTggaaaatttcatcaagatttgTGCAGGTTCAGCCAAACatagataaaaacaaacagatacacttgCCAATTGCAAATGAGAATCCCGGTGACCTACTACGGCTTCACCTTACCTTATACACTTTTGATTTTAGATTCTTTATCAATATTCACAAATAACTGCTTATAATAATCGAGATATGTGTTGCCTAATAGCAGCACCAAAAAAAGCTGCTTGACTAGACAAACGGAGCGTTTCAGCTTTTATCACTAAAAACGAATAGTAATCGAAAgtcaacattatatttttagttcttACTTAACTTCGTACCCACATGAAAAGATAtcgaaatatagataaatattacgtgctagaaataaaatttcttgTGTTTTCAGCaaagaagataaataaaagGATTAGTGAAGTAAACTGGGCTGAAAAAAGCGCAAAAGAAGTTTATAATCTATATCGTGCCATTTATGGGCTAT comes from Pararge aegeria chromosome 9, ilParAegt1.1, whole genome shotgun sequence and encodes:
- the LOC120626613 gene encoding methionyl-tRNA formyltransferase, mitochondrial, translated to MTSIVYNLVPLFNKILLNRRWSYMQNIHNRRYYNVLFFGSEAIALNSLQKVNQFRKNEQIIKRLDLVTANNSTNKTKIEQYAHAENIKILQWPHLNIIDGEFDIGLIVAFGHLIKEDVLKRFPLGMVNVHPSLLPRWRGAAPIIYTLLHGDEVGGVSLMKIKPNVFDVGEIISQKRVPIPKDIKLPELTNQLSDIGAEMLIECLRCLPSSLQNTQPQSNEGVLYAKKINKRISEVNWAEKSAKEVYNLYRAIYGLYALTTKFKDKQMKLFDAFLVDTDPVVEEKSVGTLEYCEKTQAIRILCKDKRFIYFKSLRIVGKREISALDFYNGYIKNMLDKRKYVVV